The proteins below are encoded in one region of Bacillus alveayuensis:
- a CDS encoding stage III sporulation protein AD (product_source=KO:K06393; ko=KO:K06393; pfam=PF06686; tigrfam=TIGR02849; transmembrane_helix_parts=Outside_1_14,TMhelix_15_34,Inside_35_53,TMhelix_54_76,Outside_77_95,TMhelix_96_118,Inside_119_120) translates to MIATFLALIVDEQKPTFAVLLVVFVGCVIFLLLMDRITGIIRMIETVAQNASVNLMYVETILKIIGIAYIAEFGAQIAKDAGQGAIASKIELSGKILILTLAIPIISVIIQTIIALIPKA, encoded by the coding sequence ATGATTGCCACCTTTCTTGCCTTAATCGTAGATGAGCAAAAGCCGACATTTGCCGTCTTGCTCGTAGTATTTGTAGGCTGTGTCATTTTTCTTTTATTAATGGACCGCATTACAGGCATAATTCGGATGATTGAAACAGTTGCTCAAAATGCTAGTGTGAATCTTATGTATGTAGAGACCATTTTGAAAATTATTGGTATAGCTTATATTGCAGAATTCGGTGCTCAAATAGCTAAAGATGCAGGACAAGGAGCGATTGCCTCTAAAATTGAACTTAGCGGAAAAATTTTAATCTTAACATTAGCAATCCCAATCATATCTGTTATTATACAAACCATTATTGCCCTTATACCAAAAGCGTAA
- a CDS encoding stage III sporulation protein AG (product_source=KO:K06396; cath_funfam=2.40.270.10; cog=COG1668; ko=KO:K06396; tigrfam=TIGR02830; transmembrane_helix_parts=Outside_1_23,TMhelix_24_46,Inside_47_213), translated as MGDKKSLFARIMDLLPGGHKKPSTYQYVLIVMFIGIAFMLISNLFSSSQKETYEGMNNLHENEAKKAFKQLDEKNSAIETIEKEYEKQLKEALESIVGVDDVTVVVNVDSTSEKVLEKNRTMQSQTTEEKDLKGGTREVHDQSVDEQIVLIRQGDQESPIVIKTEKPEIRGVLVVAKGAENIQIKKMIVEAVTRVLDVKSHRVAVLPKKTKEE; from the coding sequence ATGGGAGATAAAAAAAGTTTATTTGCACGAATCATGGATTTACTTCCAGGTGGTCATAAAAAGCCTTCGACTTATCAATATGTACTGATTGTCATGTTTATTGGGATTGCCTTTATGTTAATAAGTAACCTTTTTTCTAGCAGTCAAAAGGAAACGTATGAAGGAATGAACAACCTCCATGAAAATGAAGCCAAGAAAGCTTTTAAACAATTAGATGAAAAAAATTCTGCCATCGAGACGATTGAGAAAGAATATGAAAAACAATTAAAAGAAGCTCTAGAAAGCATTGTTGGTGTTGATGACGTTACGGTCGTTGTTAATGTAGACTCAACGTCTGAAAAGGTACTTGAAAAAAATAGGACGATGCAAAGCCAAACAACGGAGGAAAAAGACTTAAAAGGTGGCACTCGTGAAGTACATGATCAATCTGTAGATGAACAAATTGTTTTGATCAGGCAAGGAGATCAAGAGTCCCCGATTGTCATTAAGACCGAGAAGCCTGAAATCCGGGGAGTCTTAGTTGTAGCTAAAGGTGCTGAAAATATTCAAATCAAAAAAATGATCGTAGAAGCGGTTACGAGGGTATTGGATGTGAAAAGCCACCGTGTAGCCGTATTACCTAAAAAAACAAAGGAGGAATAA
- a CDS encoding stage III sporulation protein AB (product_source=KO:K06391; ko=KO:K06391; pfam=PF09548; superfamily=140121; tigrfam=TIGR02833), with protein MIKLMGATCILLATTWIGFEASKHLSERTKQLRQLKVALSALEAEIMYGHTPLKDASEHISNQISKPLSWLFKYFSQKLAEGKMSVKEAWEASLQDVWRLTALKQGELEILKQFGETLGQHDLISQQKHIRLALLHLEREEQEAFDVQRRYEKMVKSLGFLSGLLIVILLM; from the coding sequence ATGATCAAACTTATGGGTGCAACATGCATATTGCTCGCAACAACTTGGATAGGATTTGAGGCGTCAAAACATTTAAGTGAACGAACGAAACAGCTGCGACAATTGAAAGTAGCACTCTCTGCCTTAGAAGCAGAAATAATGTATGGACATACTCCATTAAAAGATGCTTCAGAACATATTTCGAATCAAATATCCAAACCATTATCGTGGTTGTTTAAATATTTTTCACAAAAACTAGCAGAAGGGAAAATGAGTGTGAAAGAAGCTTGGGAAGCCAGCTTACAAGATGTATGGAGGCTAACGGCATTAAAGCAGGGTGAATTAGAAATTTTAAAGCAATTTGGGGAAACGCTTGGTCAGCACGATCTTATTTCTCAGCAAAAACATATTCGATTAGCTCTACTACATTTAGAACGTGAAGAACAAGAGGCGTTTGACGTACAGCGTCGGTATGAAAAAATGGTGAAAAGTTTAGGGTTTTTATCAGGATTGCTCATTGTGATTTTATTGATGTAG
- a CDS encoding acetyl-CoA carboxylase biotin carboxylase subunit (product_source=KO:K01961; cath_funfam=3.30.470.20; cog=COG4770; ko=KO:K01961; pfam=PF00289,PF02785,PF02786; smart=SM00878; superfamily=56059; tigrfam=TIGR00514) translates to MIKKLLIANRGEIAVRIIRACKELGIETVAVYSEADKDALHVQLADEAYCIGPTASKDSYLNFTNIISVAKLTNTDAIHPGYGFLAENADFAELCKECNITFVGPSPEAISKMGTKDIARETMRKAGVPIVPGSQGIIENIEEAMEIAEKIGFPVIIKATAGGGGKGIRVARDEQELKKGIQITQQEAATAFGNPGVYLEKYIEDFRHVEIQVLADNHGNVIHLGERDCTIQRRLQKLLEETPSPALTEEIRKKMGEAAVKAAKAVNYSGAGTVEFIFDYHSGEFYFMEMNTRIQVEHPVTEMVTGIDLIKEQIKVASNEVLSYKQEDVTFNGWAIECRINAENPEKNFMPSPGKINMYLPPGGFGVRVDSAVYSGYTIPPFYDSMIAKLITYGATREEAIARMKRALNEFVIDGVYTTIPFHLKLLEHEKFVSGEFNTKFLELHKVME, encoded by the coding sequence ATGATTAAGAAGTTATTAATTGCTAATAGAGGAGAAATTGCTGTAAGAATCATTCGTGCATGTAAAGAATTAGGAATTGAAACGGTTGCAGTTTATTCTGAAGCTGATAAAGATGCTTTACATGTTCAACTTGCAGATGAAGCTTACTGTATTGGACCTACAGCATCGAAAGATAGTTATTTAAATTTTACCAATATTATTAGTGTCGCCAAACTTACGAATACAGATGCGATTCACCCGGGCTATGGATTTTTGGCGGAAAATGCTGATTTTGCAGAGCTATGTAAAGAATGCAACATCACCTTTGTTGGTCCAAGTCCAGAGGCGATTTCAAAAATGGGGACAAAGGATATTGCAAGAGAAACGATGCGTAAGGCCGGTGTTCCAATTGTCCCTGGCTCACAAGGAATTATTGAAAATATAGAAGAAGCAATGGAAATTGCTGAAAAAATTGGATTTCCTGTTATTATTAAAGCGACAGCTGGTGGAGGCGGAAAAGGAATTCGTGTAGCTCGTGATGAACAGGAGCTGAAAAAAGGAATTCAAATTACACAACAAGAGGCAGCAACAGCATTTGGAAATCCAGGAGTTTATCTTGAAAAATATATTGAAGATTTCCGTCATGTCGAAATTCAAGTGTTGGCAGACAATCATGGAAATGTTATTCATTTAGGCGAACGTGATTGTACGATTCAACGCCGTTTACAAAAGCTCTTAGAGGAAACTCCTTCACCTGCATTAACGGAAGAAATTCGAAAGAAGATGGGAGAGGCTGCCGTGAAAGCGGCAAAAGCCGTTAACTATTCAGGGGCTGGAACAGTAGAATTTATTTTCGATTATCATAGTGGTGAGTTTTATTTCATGGAAATGAATACACGGATTCAAGTCGAGCACCCTGTAACAGAAATGGTGACGGGAATTGATTTAATTAAAGAGCAAATTAAAGTAGCATCCAATGAAGTGCTGTCATATAAGCAAGAAGATGTTACATTTAATGGTTGGGCAATTGAATGCCGTATAAATGCGGAAAATCCAGAGAAGAATTTTATGCCGTCACCTGGGAAAATTAATATGTACTTACCTCCAGGTGGTTTTGGGGTACGTGTTGATTCGGCTGTCTATTCAGGATACACCATTCCACCATTTTATGATTCCATGATTGCAAAGCTGATCACATATGGTGCGACAAGAGAAGAAGCCATTGCCCGCATGAAGCGTGCTTTAAATGAATTTGTCATTGATGGTGTTTACACGACGATTCCATTCCATCTTAAGCTTTTAGAACATGAGAAATTTGTTAGTGGTGAGTTTAATACGAAATTTTTAGAGCTCCATAAAGTGATGGAGTAG
- a CDS encoding acetyl-CoA carboxylase biotin carboxyl carrier protein (product_source=KO:K02160; cath_funfam=2.40.50.100; cog=COG0511; ko=KO:K02160; pfam=PF00364; superfamily=51230,55200; tigrfam=TIGR00531), giving the protein MLKIQEIREIIKLIDQSSIDEFLYENDGVKVKLRKRGQEGETIVQKVVQEKEVQPVQKVITETPQQAAAPSEKQEAVKEEPKNVDTENLHKITSPMVGTFYAAPNPDADPYVKVGSKVEENTVVCIVEAMKLFNEIEADVKGEIVEVLVENGQLVEYGQPLFLVKPE; this is encoded by the coding sequence ATGTTGAAAATACAGGAAATTCGTGAAATTATTAAACTAATTGATCAGTCATCGATCGATGAATTTTTGTATGAAAATGACGGGGTCAAAGTTAAATTAAGAAAACGCGGGCAAGAAGGAGAAACGATTGTACAAAAAGTTGTTCAAGAAAAAGAAGTTCAACCCGTTCAAAAAGTAATAACAGAGACTCCACAACAAGCTGCAGCACCAAGTGAAAAACAAGAGGCTGTGAAAGAAGAACCGAAAAATGTTGATACTGAAAACTTACATAAAATCACGTCACCGATGGTCGGAACGTTTTATGCTGCCCCAAATCCAGATGCAGATCCATATGTAAAAGTTGGATCTAAAGTGGAAGAAAATACGGTCGTCTGTATCGTAGAGGCTATGAAATTGTTTAACGAAATCGAGGCTGATGTAAAAGGTGAAATTGTAGAAGTACTGGTGGAAAATGGACAACTAGTTGAATATGGACAACCATTATTTCTTGTAAAGCCTGAATAA
- a CDS encoding stage III sporulation protein AE (product_source=KO:K06394; ko=KO:K06394; pfam=PF09546; tigrfam=TIGR02829; transmembrane_helix_parts=Outside_1_4,TMhelix_5_27,Inside_28_107,TMhelix_108_127,Outside_128_141,TMhelix_142_164,Inside_165_175,TMhelix_176_198,Outside_199_212,TMhelix_213_235,Inside_236_246,TMhelix_247_269,Outside_270_306,TMhelix_307_329,Inside_330_337,TMhelix_338_360,Outside_361_369,TMhelix_370_392,Inside_393_402), giving the protein MKKSFLLTVLISLIVLFFIPIFVQASIQQTNGSMEQKEKLEQQYIQDQIENLGLEEMTKFWDQILTEYGGFLPESQKGSLYQFIKGEKEFSLTEWFQSLVKFLFYEILTNGKLLGTLILLTVFSTLLEHLQNAFEQKTVSKVAYMIVYMVLIIIALNSFHIAISYTKEAIQGMTNLMLSLIPLLLAMMASSGGLVSAAFFHPVIIFLMNTSGLLIEKIVLPLLFLSALLYLVSTLSEHYKVTQLAQLLKNISIGLLGSFLTVFLGVLSVQGASAAVTDGLTLRTAKFVTGNFVPVLGKMFTDAADTVISASLLLKNTVGLIGVALVLMISLFPAIKVLALAFIYKLSAAILQPLGGGLVIECLDIISKCVVYIFAALAIVSLMFFLSLTVIIAAGNVTMMVR; this is encoded by the coding sequence GTGAAAAAGTCATTCCTATTAACAGTATTGATTTCGTTGATTGTCCTTTTTTTTATTCCAATTTTTGTACAAGCCTCAATTCAGCAGACAAATGGCTCAATGGAGCAAAAAGAAAAGTTGGAACAACAATACATTCAAGATCAAATTGAAAATTTAGGTTTAGAAGAAATGACAAAATTTTGGGATCAAATTTTGACAGAGTATGGTGGTTTTCTGCCAGAAAGCCAAAAAGGCTCACTCTACCAATTTATTAAAGGAGAAAAAGAATTTTCACTAACCGAGTGGTTTCAAAGTTTAGTTAAGTTTTTGTTTTACGAGATTTTAACGAATGGGAAACTTTTAGGAACACTCATACTTTTAACAGTTTTTAGCACGCTTCTTGAACATTTGCAAAATGCTTTTGAACAAAAAACAGTTAGCAAGGTCGCCTATATGATTGTGTATATGGTATTAATCATTATTGCCCTAAATAGTTTTCATATAGCCATATCTTATACGAAAGAAGCTATACAAGGAATGACCAATTTGATGCTCTCATTGATTCCTCTTTTACTAGCAATGATGGCTTCTTCCGGTGGCCTCGTTTCTGCTGCATTTTTTCATCCAGTGATTATCTTCTTAATGAACACAAGTGGATTATTAATTGAAAAAATTGTTCTTCCATTGCTATTTCTTTCAGCCCTACTCTATCTTGTCAGCACACTTTCAGAACATTATAAAGTTACCCAGCTTGCTCAATTGTTAAAAAATATAAGTATTGGTTTATTAGGCAGCTTTTTAACAGTATTCTTAGGAGTTTTATCGGTTCAAGGGGCGTCTGCGGCTGTAACAGATGGCCTAACTTTACGAACAGCTAAATTTGTCACTGGCAATTTCGTTCCAGTTTTAGGGAAAATGTTTACGGATGCTGCCGACACTGTGATTAGTGCTTCGTTACTATTAAAAAATACGGTTGGGTTAATTGGAGTAGCTCTTGTATTGATGATTTCTTTATTTCCAGCCATTAAAGTTTTGGCATTAGCCTTTATTTACAAGCTTTCCGCCGCTATTTTACAACCGCTAGGCGGAGGGCTAGTAATCGAATGTTTGGACATTATTAGTAAATGTGTCGTTTATATTTTTGCAGCACTCGCCATCGTATCATTAATGTTCTTTTTAAGCCTCACCGTTATCATAGCGGCTGGCAATGTCACGATGATGGTCAGGTAG
- a CDS encoding stage III sporulation protein AH (product_source=KO:K06397; cath_funfam=3.30.70.1430; cog=COG0341; ko=KO:K06397; pfam=PF12685; transmembrane_helix_parts=Inside_1_6,TMhelix_7_26,Outside_27_208) — translation MLKKQTVWLLTMLSLVVVLSVYYITSPEGEMNSNVALSTKENGNTSMDEKGKEQENDQGKEENSGQKEKNGDLTQENVNDENDEAIISSISNDDLFTAIRMEIEDERSMRKQQLESIIGSNEVSAEEKSKAYEEMRELSEITAKEKVLETLIKSKGYGDALVQADGDRVRITVKAKEHSKQKANEIIHLVKKEISGMQDVAVTFHPAD, via the coding sequence TTGTTAAAAAAACAAACCGTTTGGCTGTTAACGATGCTCAGTTTAGTCGTTGTCTTGAGTGTATATTATATTACGTCTCCAGAAGGAGAAATGAATTCAAACGTCGCGCTCAGTACAAAGGAAAACGGAAATACTTCAATGGATGAAAAAGGTAAAGAGCAAGAAAATGATCAAGGGAAAGAAGAAAACAGTGGACAAAAAGAAAAAAATGGAGACCTTACACAAGAAAATGTAAATGATGAAAATGATGAAGCGATTATTTCAAGTATTTCAAATGACGATTTATTTACAGCAATACGCATGGAGATTGAGGATGAACGAAGTATGCGTAAGCAGCAGCTGGAATCGATCATCGGCTCTAACGAAGTATCAGCCGAGGAGAAAAGCAAAGCATATGAAGAGATGAGGGAATTATCAGAAATAACAGCGAAAGAAAAAGTTTTAGAAACGTTAATTAAATCAAAAGGATACGGTGATGCATTAGTTCAAGCAGATGGAGATCGAGTTCGTATTACAGTAAAAGCAAAAGAACATTCTAAACAAAAAGCGAATGAAATTATCCATCTTGTAAAAAAAGAAATTAGCGGAATGCAAGATGTAGCGGTTACCTTCCATCCAGCTGATTAA
- a CDS encoding stage III sporulation protein AC (product_source=KO:K06392; ko=KO:K06392; pfam=PF06686; tigrfam=TIGR02848; transmembrane_helix_parts=Inside_1_6,TMhelix_7_24,Outside_25_33,TMhelix_34_53,Inside_54_68), with the protein MGVDVNTIFQIAGIGIIVAFLHTILDQMGKKEYAQWVTLLGFIYILFMVATIVDDLFQKIKSVFLFQG; encoded by the coding sequence ATGGGTGTTGATGTCAATACAATTTTTCAAATTGCAGGAATAGGTATTATCGTTGCATTTCTTCATACCATATTAGACCAAATGGGGAAAAAAGAATACGCTCAATGGGTCACACTCCTTGGATTTATATATATCTTATTTATGGTAGCTACGATTGTTGATGATTTATTCCAAAAAATAAAATCCGTTTTTCTTTTCCAGGGATGA
- a CDS encoding stage III sporulation protein AF (product_source=KO:K06395; ko=KO:K06395; pfam=PF09581; tigrfam=TIGR02896; transmembrane_helix_parts=Inside_1_6,TMhelix_7_26,Outside_27_35,TMhelix_36_55,Inside_56_207), producing MSFLTDWITNIILFILLALIVDMLLPNSSMQKYAKLVISLLLVVVIITPIFKIFSIDTHELFAEMNNPLFVHDEQIKNEMELKKNDIQAKERAYILEQMAVQMKLFAEEELMERYGIKIENILLSTNPNQQQIYSEKDIDEVIVTLAESNSDTAIETIQPIEIKPFATERDENQHMALESEIIEQLALTWGIPTHKITVRMEGGEDR from the coding sequence GTGTCGTTTTTAACGGATTGGATTACAAATATTATCTTATTTATTTTACTAGCACTTATCGTAGATATGTTGTTACCTAATTCGTCAATGCAAAAATATGCAAAGCTCGTGATTAGCCTCCTCCTAGTTGTTGTGATCATTACACCTATATTTAAAATATTTTCAATTGACACCCATGAGCTATTTGCCGAAATGAACAATCCTTTATTCGTTCACGATGAACAAATAAAAAATGAAATGGAATTAAAGAAAAATGATATACAAGCTAAAGAACGTGCATATATTTTAGAACAAATGGCTGTCCAAATGAAATTATTTGCGGAAGAGGAGCTGATGGAGAGGTATGGAATAAAAATTGAAAATATCCTTCTTTCCACGAACCCCAATCAACAACAAATTTATTCGGAAAAAGATATCGATGAGGTAATCGTTACGCTTGCTGAATCAAATTCAGACACAGCTATTGAAACGATTCAACCAATCGAAATTAAACCTTTTGCCACAGAACGAGACGAAAATCAACACATGGCACTCGAATCAGAAATTATAGAACAACTAGCTCTAACATGGGGAATACCAACGCATAAAATCACCGTTCGAATGGAAGGAGGGGAGGATCGATAA
- a CDS encoding stage III sporulation protein AA (product_source=KO:K06390; cath_funfam=3.40.50.300; cog=COG3854; ko=KO:K06390; smart=SM00382; superfamily=52540; tigrfam=TIGR02858), whose amino-acid sequence MDEIFFFLPDVVKEEIQCLPSFFLEELEEIRIRVLKPVELIAKGSPKFLSYRTTYEDCLTILNKMSQYSIYTLEEELKRGYITISGGHRIGLAGKVITESGKVKIIRNVTSFNIRIAREKIGSANPYLPFVYQNRWLNTLIFGPPQTGKTTLLRDFARLISTGTKNIPAQKVGIVDERSEIAGSVKGIPQHHFGIRVDVLDGCPKAEGMMMMIRSMSPNVIVADEIGRREDVDALMEAIHSGVQIFVTAHGECLEDLLLRPTLSDLFKEQIFDRYIQLSCQNGPGTILKIFDQNRQDLYLKASVKPS is encoded by the coding sequence TTGGACGAAATATTCTTTTTTTTACCTGACGTTGTGAAAGAGGAAATTCAATGTCTTCCTTCCTTTTTTTTAGAAGAATTAGAGGAAATCCGTATACGGGTTTTAAAACCGGTTGAATTGATCGCAAAAGGAAGTCCTAAATTTCTTTCTTATCGAACGACATATGAAGATTGCTTAACGATCTTAAATAAAATGAGCCAATATTCTATTTATACATTGGAGGAAGAGTTAAAGCGCGGCTATATAACGATATCCGGAGGACATCGTATTGGTCTTGCCGGCAAAGTGATTACAGAAAGCGGGAAAGTGAAAATCATCCGCAATGTGACTTCATTTAATATTCGAATTGCCAGAGAAAAAATAGGAAGCGCCAACCCCTATCTACCATTTGTATATCAAAATCGCTGGTTAAATACATTAATTTTTGGGCCTCCACAAACAGGGAAAACAACTTTATTGCGAGATTTTGCACGATTAATTAGTACTGGTACGAAAAACATTCCCGCACAAAAAGTGGGAATTGTTGATGAAAGATCTGAAATTGCTGGAAGTGTGAAGGGTATCCCGCAACATCATTTTGGAATACGTGTTGATGTTTTGGATGGATGTCCAAAAGCGGAAGGAATGATGATGATGATTCGTTCCATGAGCCCGAATGTCATTGTTGCTGATGAAATCGGAAGACGAGAAGATGTTGATGCATTAATGGAAGCCATCCATTCTGGTGTACAAATATTTGTGACGGCCCATGGAGAATGCCTTGAAGATCTATTATTACGGCCAACTCTAAGCGATTTATTCAAAGAACAAATTTTTGATCGTTACATACAACTTTCATGTCAAAATGGACCTGGTACCATTTTGAAAATATTTGATCAAAACAGACAAGATCTTTATTTAAAAGCGAGTGTGAAACCATCATGA